One Brevibacterium spongiae DNA segment encodes these proteins:
- a CDS encoding L-lactate permease → MYTPEIAPVADSLLWSSLLAILPLLTIFITLGALKWKAHWAGLTAVGVALVVAIAAYGMPVGLAALSATQGFAFGLFPIMWIVITAIWLYELTVRSGHFEDLRLVINVISDDPRIQAIIIAFCFGGLLEALAGFGAPVAITGVMLVAVGFTAMRAAVVVLVANTAPVAFGAIAIPILTAGTLTGIDYQDIGAMVGHQTPFLAAVVPLFLVMLVDGRRGLRQIWPLALVVGIVFGAAQYVSSNFLSVELTDIIASLVGLAAVVIMLRFWKPKGGQDALGRMADEREHEGADAPDAGSASAAVATDVKKETAPLTGPRVFLALFPYLLVIVIFSVAKLVPALNNWLASTDVKIPWPGLDGNILNAAGEVSESTIYNFQWLSSPGTLLLISGIIVAIVYKMTAKEALDVLIVNVVKMRFSILTVGSVLALAYVMNLSGQTITIGTWIAGTGAFFAFLSPILGWLGTAVTGSDTSANALFATLQQTAAHEAGLDPLLLVAANSSGGVLGKMVSPQNLTIAATAVGLLGREASIFRRVIGWSLGLLVVMCLLVGLQSTVLSWMIPSS, encoded by the coding sequence GCCGACAGCCTTCTGTGGTCGTCGCTCCTGGCGATCCTGCCGCTGCTGACGATCTTCATCACCCTCGGCGCACTGAAATGGAAGGCCCACTGGGCCGGTCTGACCGCGGTCGGCGTCGCCCTCGTCGTGGCCATCGCCGCGTACGGAATGCCCGTCGGCCTCGCCGCGCTGTCGGCGACGCAGGGATTCGCCTTCGGCCTGTTCCCGATCATGTGGATCGTCATCACCGCGATCTGGCTCTACGAACTCACCGTGCGCTCGGGGCACTTCGAAGACCTGCGACTGGTCATCAACGTCATCTCCGATGACCCGCGCATCCAGGCCATCATTATCGCCTTCTGCTTCGGCGGCCTCCTCGAGGCACTCGCAGGGTTCGGCGCCCCGGTGGCGATCACCGGTGTCATGCTCGTGGCCGTGGGCTTCACCGCCATGCGCGCCGCGGTCGTCGTCCTCGTCGCGAACACCGCTCCCGTGGCCTTCGGCGCCATCGCCATCCCGATCCTCACCGCCGGCACACTCACCGGCATCGACTATCAGGACATCGGTGCGATGGTCGGTCACCAGACCCCGTTCCTCGCCGCGGTCGTCCCGCTCTTCCTCGTCATGCTCGTCGACGGTCGTCGCGGACTCCGTCAGATCTGGCCGCTCGCCCTGGTCGTCGGCATCGTCTTCGGTGCCGCACAGTACGTGTCGTCGAACTTCCTCTCCGTCGAACTCACCGACATCATCGCCTCCCTCGTCGGCCTCGCCGCCGTCGTCATCATGCTCCGGTTCTGGAAGCCCAAGGGCGGACAGGACGCACTCGGCCGTATGGCCGACGAGCGTGAGCACGAAGGCGCTGACGCTCCTGACGCCGGCAGCGCATCGGCGGCAGTGGCCACCGATGTGAAGAAGGAGACCGCGCCGCTGACCGGGCCCCGGGTGTTCCTCGCGCTCTTCCCCTACCTGCTCGTCATCGTGATCTTCTCCGTGGCGAAGCTCGTGCCGGCGCTCAACAATTGGCTGGCATCGACCGATGTGAAGATCCCCTGGCCGGGATTGGACGGGAACATCCTCAATGCCGCCGGCGAGGTGTCGGAGAGCACGATCTACAACTTCCAGTGGCTGTCCTCGCCGGGCACGCTGCTGCTCATCTCCGGCATCATCGTCGCCATCGTCTACAAGATGACGGCCAAGGAGGCCCTCGATGTCCTCATCGTCAATGTCGTGAAGATGCGGTTCTCGATCCTCACGGTCGGTTCGGTGCTCGCCTTGGCCTATGTCATGAACCTGTCGGGGCAGACGATCACCATCGGCACGTGGATCGCCGGCACCGGCGCCTTCTTCGCCTTCCTCTCACCGATCCTCGGCTGGTTGGGCACCGCAGTCACCGGTTCGGACACCTCGGCCAACGCGCTGTTCGCCACGTTGCAGCAGACTGCGGCGCATGAGGCCGGGCTTGACCCGCTGCTCCTCGTGGCCGCGAACAGCTCCGGCGGCGTCCTGGGCAAGATGGTCAGCCCGCAGAACCTCACGATCGCTGCCACCGCTGTCGGTCTGCTGGGCAGGGAAGCGTCGATCTTCCGCCGGGTCATCGGCTGGTCGCTGGGGCTGCTGGTCGTCATGTGTCTGCTCGTCGGTCTCCAGTCCACCGTCCTGTCGTGGATGATTCCCTCGTCCTGA